CTcatccagcagcagggctggcaaaGCAGGGAGGGAGTCATAGCTTCCACGACAAGGCATATCCTGACTGGGcacccctccctgccccacacagGCTGTTGTCCTcttggaaataaaacagcaacaacaacagaaaaaaaaaatatatataatctcCCCAAACCTCCCTGAAAGACCCAAATGAACGGAAATGCCCCCCAACGAAACAaagtggaaacaaaagcaaaagctccCCTCCcaaggctgggctgggagggggtCCTGGCTGGGGCCCAGCAGCCAGGAAGGGTCCCCTCATGCCCCTGCAGCCTTGGCACATCTGTGGCGTCCATGGTGGAGCCCCGAGAGCTGGGGGGCATCACAGCATGGCCGGGGCTGTCCCACCGGCTGGCAGTGGCTTTGGTAGGCCCACCCCGGCTGCCTCGCTGCCTTTCAGGAAGGAGTAGGGTCCCTCGGCCAAGTCTCTGCCTCTCTGGTACACAAGGCCCTTGCTCAGCTCATGGCTGCCGGCGTGCCCCTACACAAGGGAGCCAGCCCGGCTCTGGGCAGGCACCATGACAGGAACGGCCCCGATCCGCTCCAGCGTGGCCTGGCTGACGGCGTAGGAGCGGGTCTGCGGAAGCCGAGGCTTCCTGCTGACAGAGCCATTGCTCCGGGCCACCTCCTGTGGGGACGGCGCTGTGCTGGCCGTCACCACCAGCGTCTTAGGGGCAGCCGGGGAGGGGTGGCCGCCGTTGGCGTAGACAGGGCGAGCACTCGTGCTCCCTGAGCGGGAGAAGGGGGGCTGGCGGGTGTCGTTGCTGTTGCTGAAGCGGGTGAAGGAGTCTGTGGCATGGTTGGCCTTGGGGTCATTCCAGTAGCGGCTGTTGTAGGTGTTGGAGGAGGTGAGGGTGTCGTTCTCTGATGAGGATGCGTCAGCGTGGAATGTCTTGGCAGCGGAGGAGCATTTGGGTGGCAGGTCGTCCTCCCTGGGGAGAAGAGGGCATGAGGGTACAGCTAGGATGATGCTCTGTTTCCCCTATGCACCCCTGCCCCTTCCATCCACCTCCGCTGGGGACAACGACATCAATTCAAGGAGAAAGACAGTACCAGTGTGAACTGGCATCACTTCTTGACCTGTTCACTCATTCCTCTTTACGGGACCCACCTCTGTGCACATTAACTGCTCTGTGTGCCCACCACTGAGGGAAGCAACCCACACTTACGTTTGTAGGGGGCAAAACCAGTGGTTATCAGAACCACTGGTGCTACACAGCCAGTCAGTATGACTGTACTTGTACAATCAAAAAAGTTGATCCTCAGGGGATCTTTGGGATGCTGCCAGAGGGAAACACTGTGGCTATAACACCAGAGAACATCACAGCTGTACCTACAGAGCTCTTCAGCTATCACTATCTGATACTGTGGTTTAGGATCCCCACCACATACACAGTCACTCTCCTATGGCGCTAACAGTGCCAAGGTGAAGTTTCCAATAATGGtaatttggaaagcaaaatctGTAGTTACCATTCTTCATTTGCTCCCTACATTTTCTGGGCAGATACGGAGACCTTCCCCTGGCCCAGCGAAACACACCTGGGATGAGTAAAAGCAGGatctctgcttcccttcctgagagctgctgcttttgctgggTGATCAGAGATTCCCTGGCATCAGTTTTCCCTGACCCCTACCTTATCTCATTGggaatttcttcttcttcttcttctttgtgtttatttttccagtaaaacAGTGCTATGGCCACCAACACAATGCAGACAACAAG
This is a stretch of genomic DNA from Cygnus atratus isolate AKBS03 ecotype Queensland, Australia chromosome 1, CAtr_DNAZoo_HiC_assembly, whole genome shotgun sequence. It encodes these proteins:
- the IGSF11 gene encoding immunoglobulin superfamily member 11 isoform X2 codes for the protein MVTPLSNANQPEQVILYQGGQIFGGAPQFYGRVGFAVTMPTTSASIFINNTQLSDTGTYQCLVNNLPDRGSRNIGVIGLTVLVPPSAPLCRIQGSLDVGSDITLTCSSEEGIPRPTYLWEKLDNVPKLPPTATQDQVQGTVTLRNISTVSSAHPWSIGLIAGAVATGAVVLVVCIVLVAIALFYWKNKHKEEEEEEIPNEIREDDLPPKCSSAAKTFHADASSSENDTLTSSNTYNSRYWNDPKANHATDSFTRFSNSNDTRQPPFSRSGSTSARPVYANGGHPSPAAPKTLVVTASTAPSPQEVARSNGSVSRKPRLPQTRSYAVSQATLERIGAVPVMVPAQSRAGSLV
- the IGSF11 gene encoding immunoglobulin superfamily member 11 isoform X4 → MVTPLSNANQPEQVILYQGGQIFGGAPQFYGRVGFAVTMPTTSASIFINNTQLSDTGTYQCLVNNLPDRGSRNIGVIGLTVLVPPSAPLCRIQGSLDVGSDITLTCSSEEGIPRPTYLWEKLDNVPKLPPTATQDQVQGTVTLRNISTVSSGLYQSLFYWKNKHKEEEEEEIPNEIREDDLPPKCSSAAKTFHADASSSENDTLTSSNTYNSRYWNDPKANHATDSFTRFSNSNDTRQPPFSRSGSTSARPVYANGGHPSPAAPKTLVVTASTAPSPQEVARSNGSVSRKPRLPQTRSYAVSQATLERIGAVPVMVPAQSRAGSLV